From Eremothecium sinecaudum strain ATCC 58844 chromosome V, complete sequence, a single genomic window includes:
- the RAD10 gene encoding DNA repair protein RAD10 (Syntenic homolog of Ashbya gossypii ADL351W; Syntenic homolog of Saccharomyces cerevisiae YML095C (RAD10)), which produces MSSNNTTSFESILAKANKREQLVQDDNAQSMPSKPAEVNQKQPTNRKDHKVVNAFNQQRPQENKAQELPQKRPYEGAGRTILVSTTQTGNPLLRSLTNTNWRYVKTSATTKIHYDYQVRGRNVIFLSLKYHKLRPEYIDKKLQPLASSGGNILLCVVDIEDSENILKELTQMSMFSGFTLLLAFSFEQAAKYLMFMNK; this is translated from the coding sequence ATGAGTTCCAATAATACGACCTCCTTTGAAAGCATCCTTGCAAAGGCCAACAAGCGTGAACAGCTTGTCCAAGATGATAATGCTCAAAGCATGCCTTCCAAACCTGCAGAAGTTAACCAGAAGCAACCCACAAACCGCAAAGATCATAAGGTGGTCAATGCTTTTAATCAGCAACGCCCACAGGAAAATAAGGCTCAAGAGCTACCCCAAAAGAGGCCATATGAAGGTGCAGGTAGAACAATTCTTGTAAGTACAACACAGACTGGAAATCCGCTTCTGCGTTCATTAACGAATACAAATTGGCGATATGTCAAGACTTCAGCAACTACTAAGATACACTATGACTATCAGGTTCGGGGTAGGAATGTTATATTCTTATCTCTGAAGTATCATAAGCTGCGTCCTGAATATAttgataaaaaattacaacCCTTAGCTAGTTCTGGGGGTAATATTCTGCTCTGTGTAGTGGATATTGAGGATTCAGAGAATATattaaaggaattgacgCAGATGTCTATGTTCTCTGGTTTTACTTTATTACTCGCATTTAGCTTTGAGCAGGCCGCGAAGTACCTTATGTTTATGAACAAATAA